The stretch of DNA CCAATATGAAACTAATTTACTGATCTCGATGATTACTATGGAGGAAACGCGTTAAAGCTGCATGGCTCCCTCTCGAATAGACACAGATTTTTATGCTCCTTGTCCTGTCCTCCCTATATAAAATACTTACGTATACCTCCCACTTTCTTCTAATCCATTCATCATCCACAACCTCCATCGCCAACGTTTGATCAATCAGAAAAATTAGCCATGCATTTTTTGCCAAGTTCAATCCACAGCATTCATGCTAAACCTAAACCTTTCCTTTCTTCTCCACTTCCCGGTAAACAGCACCGGACCGGCCACGTGCAGGCAGTATCTGTCTCATGCAGAGCCAGCACCACTAATAATTTCTACGAGGTACTTTCACTGAGTCCGGACAACGCGAGCATCGACGAGGTAAAGAAAGCTTACAGAACCATGGCTCTTCGATATCACCCAGACGTTTGTCCTCCGCTCATGAAGGAAGAGTCGACGAGGATGTTTGTCCAGCTGAATGCCGCATACCGGACGCTGTCGGATCCCGTGCTGCGCAAAGAGTATGACTGCGTAATATTAATGGAGGGTTTTGGCCGGAGTACTTTCAGAAGAACATCCAGGATGGGTGGGGTCGATCACGATCGTGGAACGAGAAGCAGGTGGGAAGAACAAATTGTTGAGTTGAAGAGGAGGTCCAATTGTCGTACGGCTGAAAAGGAGGGGTCATGGGGCAGTAGAATCAGGGCTCACAACATGAGGAACAAGGAGTATTAGAAGTATAAGTATTTTTTctgtataaattaaattaaaaactccaaaatccaccgaccatgcattattttgtattattttcttattaattattatatatatcagtgtaaaattgtctatatatatatatatataggctagTAGGCATCCACCACGTCTATGGGTAACTCCTAATTATTTGTATCATTCTTTATAATTAAGATCCGTTTCATTCTGAATAATACAATGCATTCATTTACACTTTTTATAACTtccaaattattattacttttttttttaataatgtggaAGTCTTATTGGACATGagaccaattaattaatttcggGGCTAGTCTTTGGAAGTCCAAAAAGAAATACATGACTTGATCTGATCTCATTTTTATAGGGCTCGATCGAATTAATAAGATTGCACAGAATAGATAGAGCATTTAATTACGAGATGCACCAtgtcaagaatatatatatatatatatatatatatatatatatatatatattatatgatcataATTCTCGAAGATAATTTTGTGGGATTCCTTCAAACGACAGGCCTTCAATACCGTTTTGTCCCCTTTTTTTATGACTTGGTGCAAAAGCGCGTCAAAAGTTCACttcactaaataaataaatgaacaaaAGATATCACTTTCAGAAGACGTTGATGAAACAGGCCAAATGAATTTTAGGTGGACCTATGACGggtaaaatctatattttagttaattcgtatataatatatatatatatatatatatatatatatatatacacatatatgttcatcatgtatgtatgtatctgTGTATGTAAAGCCGGCCATAAAGTTCCATTACAAAAGGAACTGAACAGAGGCAACAAGGCCACATGCAATCCTCTTTGAATGATATAACCAATGTCAATATTTCACTGCCGACCACTCTggtcatattaattttttttttctttttttcaacaTAGTAGGAAACGGTTGGTGAAGGGGTCGATGAGATCACTGGTCTCAGAGAAGGACATCCTTCAAGGAACTTGCTATGAAACTAGATGATCTCATTGTGTGATAGGATCCTGGATAATGCTGCTAGACTGGAGTGAGTTAGCAATCCTTTGAGCAAGCTCATGTGCCATATGATTGGCACTTCGGGAGACATGTAAAGATCTCTAGTCCATGAACTAACTGAGATGATGTCGACAATCCTCTATGATGCTTTGGATAGACCAATTTATATCTTCAAGGCAGTCACTGATAGTTTTGTGGACTAGTTGTGAGTCGCCTTCTAGGTAGATGAATTGAGCTTTGAGCGTCAGAGTTTCTTTGATAGCCAGCAAACATGCTTGTGCTTCACCATAAAGAGGGGTAGATGCTTGGATGCCTGTTGCCCATGACTTTAGTATTTCTCCTCTATAGTTGAtgcacatgcatgcaattatgGTGAAGTCTTCATGGATAGTTGCATCGTAATTGACCTTCATGAAACCAAATGGAGGGGCTGACCAGTTAGCAAGATGGGGGGTCTTTGGTTTTCGTTGCTAGGCTATGGTGTGTTCTTTGGAAAGGCGATTGACTAGATTTGAGATTTCTAAAGTGGAAGGGATGGTTTGTCCTAGATTGGCTTTGTTGCGGAACATCCAAGTTTGATCCATACCTATGGAGGCAAAGATTCGGAATGGATGGATTTGGTCTGGAGAGAGATTTAGAGTGGGATTGGGAGAGATTATTAGGTTAATCTAATTTTGTATGGGTTGAGATGAGAAAGTTTCTATGTTGAGTGACAATGAAGATTGGCGCCAAATAACATAGGATAAATGGCAACTGAGGAAGATATGCTCGAGGGTGTAAGGGATGGTATGTCAAAGTAAGCAAGAGGTGTCGGTTATGGTTGGAAGGTGAAGGCAAGAGGCTATAATGCTTTTTGTGGGAAGGAGGTTCCGGTTGATTTTCCAGAGTAAAAGTTTGAGGCGAGCTTGTAGTTTGAGTTTCTAAAGTTTTTCCATTGGGTTGTAGGTTGAGCCGGGTTTTGGGGGGGAGTTGAAATGTTGAAGATGAGGTTGTAAGCTGATTTGATAGAGAACTTTCCTGAGGAAGATGGAGCCTAGATGAGTTCACCACTATTTTCATTTGCGAGGAGATGAATGTTGAGAATAGAGTTTGCAATGTTTGGTTCGAATGATGAGAAGATTTTGAGTCTATCACATTGCTTTGGATGGTTTTGGATGAAGCTggtgtaacaacccgatccaataattctaaggtcgagatattaataatttttattgggcctaaattatatttaatgagccatattggataaacccacgagcgataaattattgaggttgattagaACTTTTAATTACGCTCAATAACTAGTTTAaatcctatttattatttattgaatgagttagactccttttataatttaaagattggatattaaaaatttatttcaatttaaaatcatcattgaTTGAAGTTTCCTATGCAGTCTCAGTTAATGTCAATTCTATataaatgaactactagatcatatttttaaattcaaactctcttcttgaatgatcgtGACCGAGTCCAACTCGAACTCGAACTTGTCGGCATCTTATTCCAACAAGGATACAGCTCTACAAGTCATCTTTACGTTAAAACTCTTTAACCAAATCCAACTTAAACTAGTCGTCACcttctcccaaatctctctatatatatttctcttctgtctgtgttatttgaaaaaaaaaccataaaccttCCAATTCAGCATCATGATCGATTTTTCGTCGAAAATTTTAGGAAGCAATACTACAAGGTAAatagtttgatcataaattaggattaacatacgttagctagttatatatattattattaaaatcagTTCTTTCGAAGCCAGTATTTACgtaccacgcatgtcatgatatttataagcacgt from Juglans microcarpa x Juglans regia isolate MS1-56 chromosome 3S, Jm3101_v1.0, whole genome shotgun sequence encodes:
- the LOC121256946 gene encoding chaperone protein dnaJ 20, chloroplastic-like — its product is MHFLPSSIHSIHAKPKPFLSSPLPGKQHRTGHVQAVSVSCRASTTNNFYEVLSLSPDNASIDEVKKAYRTMALRYHPDVCPPLMKEESTRMFVQLNAAYRTLSDPVLRKEYDCVILMEGFGRSTFRRTSRMGGVDHDRGTRSRWEEQIVELKRRSNCRTAEKEGSWGSRIRAHNMRNKEY